The following are encoded together in the Coffea arabica cultivar ET-39 chromosome 1c, Coffea Arabica ET-39 HiFi, whole genome shotgun sequence genome:
- the LOC140038826 gene encoding uncharacterized protein, whose product MVNGSPRGFFKSSWAIHQGDPLSPALFVLCAEVLSRHLNSLGRRQGFVPFWVPHGCPIITHLAYADDIIIFSSGMKRSLQLVMNVLEDYTSISRQKVNHYKSSFLSHARLSDLRKRVVAQVTGFRSQAFPVTYLGCPLYSGRRKKSYFAAFCTSVASRILSWKERLLSSEGKLVLIRSVLASMPIHIFAASSPPKEGRRVSRWNHFKSDRLQTLSWKVMGMAPSTTAEPDDMIWTPTSSGEFTILSAYQIVRKGGIGSRMFASLWHRALPSKISIFMLRLLYGRLPLMDVLHKFGVLDPSRCFCYSLNLSSETINHIFCTGEVAKQVWGCFEGLIGRFSAAFTFREISLLGNSRVDFFDMIARLRSKCIIREACWQCPIQSVVKLNADSCSNGNPRRSGGGGLFRDYVRRFLLGFSCWFGETTSLQAEMKALLFGVQLGVSPGFVKLHLESDSLVLVRIIQGKIRCPWPLQRELPELQRYRRYFEVVSHCFREANRPADRLANVGVEVGCTTIYEPYNALPWLVSGDISLDASGFPNFRRRWP is encoded by the exons ATGGTAAATGGATCGCCCCGAGGTTTCTTTAAGTCTAGTTGGGCGATTCATCAAGGTGATCCGCTTTCGCCAGCCCTTTTTGTTTTGTGTGCTGAGGTGCTTTCCCGTCATCTGAATTCCTTGGGTAGACGGCAGGGGTTTGTGCCTTTTTGGGTTCCGCATGGATGCCCTATTATCACGCACTTGGCTTATGCAGATGATATCATTATCTTCTCGAGTGGCATGAAAAGGTCACTGCAGCTGGTTATGAATGTGTTGGAGGACTATACGTCGATATCGAGACAGAAGGTGAACCATTATAAAAGTAGTTTCCTATCCCATGCTAGATTGTCGGATTTACGGAAACGTGTTGTAGCACAGGTCACGGGGTTTCGGTCCCAGGCCTTTCCGGTGACGTATTTAGGGTGTCCATTGTACTCGGGAAGACGAAAAAAAAGCtattttgctgcattttgtaCTTCAGTTGCAAGTAGGATTTTATCATGGAAGGAACGGCTTTTGTCATCAGAAGGGAAGTTGGTGCTGATAAGGAGTGTGCTGGCATCCATGCCGATCCACATCTTTGCTGCATCCAGTCCTCCAAAAGAG GGCCGCCGTGTAAGCAGGTGGAATCATTTCAAGAGTGATCGGTTGCAGACTTTGTCGTGGAAG GTGATGGGGATGGCTCCCTCTACTACGGCAGAGCCGGATGACATGATCTGGACCCCTACGAGTTCAGGTGAGTTTACTATTTTATCGGCATATCAGATAGTGCGTAAAGGAGGTATTGGTTCACGCATGTTTGCTTCTTTGTGGCATCGGGCTTTGCCCTCAAAAATTTCCATCTTTATGTTGAGATTACTGTATGGTAGATTGCCGTTGATGGATGTATTACACAAGTTTGGGGTTCTGGACCCCTCTAGGTGCTTTTGTTATAGTTTGAACCTATCCTCAGAAACTATTAACCACATCTTTTGTACGGGGGAGGTGGCTAAGCAGGTCTGGGGTTGCTTTGAGGGTCTTATTGGCAGGTTTAGTGCGGCTTTCACG TTTCGGGAGATATCACTGCTTGGTAACTCACGGGTTGATTTTTTCGATATGATAGCAAGATTGCGGAGCAAGTGTATCATACGGGAGGCTTGTTGGCAATGTCCGATTCAGTCGGTGGTGAAATTGAATGCTGATAGTTGCTCAAACGGTAACCCAAGGAGGAGTGGTGGTGGGGGTCTGTTCAGGGATTATGTTAGGAGGTTCCTGCTTGGTTTTTCGTGCTGGTTTGGGGAGACTACAAGCCTTCAGGCGGAGATGAAAGCTCTACTTTTTGGTGTGCAATTAGGTGTGTCCCCGGGATTTGTTAAGTTGCATTTAGAATCTGATTCACTGGTGTTGGTCCGTATTATTCAGGGGAAGATTAGGTGTCCATGGCCGTTGCAGAGGGAGTTACCAGAGCTGCAGCGATATAGACGGTATTTTGAGGTCGTGTCTCATTGCTTTCGGGAGGCAAACAGGCCAGCAGACAGGTTGGCTAATGTTGGCGTGGAGGTTGGGTGTACTACAATTTATGAGCCATATAATGCTTTGCCTTGGTTGGTGAGTGGAGATATTTCTTTAGATGCGTCTGGGTTTCCAAACTTTCGTAGACGTTGGCCGTAG
- the LOC140038827 gene encoding uncharacterized protein gives MSSRGLQKYMVTNIGEPDKLREEVPKALELLPNPAKLERRSLWSSLLLDNPGDAPWFLVGDFNVIVSEEEKQGPPLQRLAAKLREVKRQAQLWSREVFGDIFERVRKAGGEVLRLEGLFVNDPSEPNLIALQEVRAVLRNSLMVDEGYWRQKARVKWIREGDKNSKYFHYVVADRRAKAVIHWIKGATGNWMTEDDRIAAEANEELMKIPEMEEIREVVFGMDRKSAAGPDGFTGRFFTFVWEVVTDSPQDFSQFRPISLCNFLNKVISKILAIRLAKVLPDIISPQQSGFVKGRQIFDNILLAQELIADIGKTSRGDNIVLKIDMAKAYDRVAWPFLIQVLRRFGFCEAWTDMIWRLISNV, from the exons ATGTCTAGCAGAGGGCTTCAGAAATACATGGTAACTAATATTGGAGAACCGGATAAACTCCGAGAAGAAGTTCCAAAAGCATTGGAACTCTTGCCTAATCCAGCAAAATTG GAAAGAAGATCGCTTTGGTCTTCACTATTGCTCGATAACCCGGGGGATGCACCATGGTTCCTGGTTGGGGATTTCAATGTCATAGTCAGTGAGGAGGAAAAGCAAG GTCCTCCCTTGCAGAGACTGGCGGCCAAATTGCGGGAGGTAAAACGACAAGCGCAATTGTGGTCAAGAGAGGTGTTTGGAGATATTTTTGAGAGGGTGAGAAAGGCAGGTGGGGAGGTGCTAAGGTTGGAGGGTCTTTTTGTTAATGACCCCTCGGAGCCAAACTTAATTGCACTTCAAGAAGTTCGGGCGGTTCTACGGAACTCACTCATGGTAGATGAAGGATATTGGAGGCAAAAGGCGAGGGTTAAATGGATTCGAGAGGGggataaaaattcaaaatatttccATTATGTCGTTGCGGATCGTAGGGCAAAGGCGGTGATTCATTGGATCAAAGGTGCAACTGGGAATTGGATGACAGAAGATGATCGGATTGCAGCGGAGGCG AATGAAGAGTTAATGAAGATTCCGGAGATGGAGGAGATAAGAGAGGTGGTGTTTGGGATGGATAGGAAGAGTGCAGCGGGACCAGACGGTTTCACTGGTAGGTTCTTTACCTTTGTATGGGAGGTGGTGACAGA CTCCCCTCAAGATTTCAGTCAGTTCAGACCGATTAGCCTGTGCAATTTCCTCAATAAAGTGATCTCCAAAATATTAGCGATTAGATTGGCCAAGGTTTTACCTGACATTATATCCCCCCAGCAAAGCGGCTTTGTGAAAGGTAGGCAGATTTTTGATAATATTCTATTGGCTCAGGAGCTCATAGCTGATATTGGAAAGACTAGTAGAGGAGATAATATTGTCTTAAAGATTGACATGGCCAAGGCCTATGATAGGGTTGCATGGCCATTCTTGATCCAGGTGCTGAGACGGTTTGGCTTCTGTGAAGCTTGGACTGATATGATTTGGAGGCTGATCTCGAATGTGTGA